A stretch of the Actinoalloteichus fjordicus genome encodes the following:
- a CDS encoding DUF2382 domain-containing protein — MTSGMQDIKKLPGRTVYGADGSKIGKIAQVWLDGPSGEPSWISVHTGLFGVRESFVPVAGMRRNDQGDVEVRYNRDQVREAPQVAPDQGELPIEEESRLYDYYGLPSQRQSPEGLNSGSRQQAAAASDTAQPSTGGAAGAAGAAGARQPESRISGAEARAGQQHAASTYPEMLAAEERAAGRTGAPTPTAKGDRSATGRAAESPVARQTNRGEAITRCEEQLSVHAEQVEVGRAWLRKYVVTEEVQIKVPLKRERVRMETEPITDADREAAAGSGLRIHEEQREVILHEERPVIERRTVPVERVRLTTEMTTEEQTITDQVRKERFEFNDGHDGHGGSDGRSGRQT, encoded by the coding sequence ATGACCAGTGGTATGCAGGACATCAAAAAGCTGCCCGGTCGCACCGTCTATGGTGCGGACGGCAGCAAGATCGGCAAGATCGCACAGGTATGGCTGGACGGACCGTCCGGAGAGCCGTCCTGGATCTCCGTGCACACCGGCTTGTTCGGAGTGCGCGAGAGCTTCGTCCCGGTAGCGGGGATGCGTCGCAATGATCAGGGCGACGTGGAGGTGCGCTACAACCGGGACCAGGTCCGCGAGGCGCCTCAGGTGGCCCCGGATCAGGGCGAACTGCCGATCGAGGAGGAGAGCAGGCTGTACGACTACTACGGCCTGCCCAGCCAGCGCCAGAGCCCGGAGGGGCTGAACAGCGGAAGCAGACAGCAGGCCGCCGCAGCGTCCGACACCGCGCAGCCGAGCACGGGCGGGGCGGCGGGCGCTGCGGGCGCTGCGGGCGCCAGGCAGCCGGAGTCCCGTATCAGCGGCGCCGAGGCACGGGCCGGGCAGCAGCACGCGGCGAGCACCTATCCCGAGATGCTGGCGGCGGAGGAGCGCGCCGCAGGCCGGACCGGTGCGCCGACCCCGACGGCCAAGGGTGACCGGAGCGCCACCGGTCGCGCGGCGGAGTCGCCGGTCGCGCGGCAGACAAACCGAGGCGAGGCCATCACCCGCTGCGAGGAGCAGCTCAGCGTGCATGCCGAGCAGGTGGAGGTCGGCCGCGCCTGGTTGCGCAAGTACGTGGTCACCGAAGAGGTGCAGATCAAGGTGCCGCTCAAGCGGGAGCGCGTCCGCATGGAGACCGAGCCGATCACCGATGCCGACCGGGAGGCCGCCGCAGGATCGGGACTGCGCATTCACGAGGAGCAGCGCGAGGTCATCCTGCACGAGGAGCGCCCGGTGATCGAGCGTCGGACCGTCCCGGTCGAGCGGGTGCGACTGACCACCGAGATGACCACCGAGGAGCAGACCATCACCGATCAGGTCCGCAAGGAACGCTTCGAGTTCAACGACGGTCATGACGGCCACGGCGGATCTGACGGCCGCTCCGGCCGTCAGACCTGA
- a CDS encoding P-II family nitrogen regulator, with amino-acid sequence MKLVTAIVKPATLDAIRTGLDRLGVLGMTVGEVRGYGRQKGHTEVYRGAGVSIDYVAKVRIDVLTETSIAEEVVTTIVENAHSGQIGDGKVWVTTVDSVVRVRTGERDSEAL; translated from the coding sequence GTGAAGCTGGTGACCGCGATCGTCAAGCCCGCGACCCTGGACGCGATTCGCACGGGCCTGGACAGGCTCGGTGTGCTGGGCATGACAGTGGGCGAGGTCCGCGGCTATGGCAGGCAGAAAGGCCATACCGAGGTCTACCGAGGTGCAGGCGTCTCCATCGACTATGTGGCGAAGGTCCGGATCGACGTGCTCACCGAGACGTCCATCGCCGAGGAGGTCGTGACGACGATCGTGGAGAACGCCCACAGCGGCCAGATCGGCGACGGCAAGGTCTGGGTGACCACGGTCGACTCCGTCGTACGGGTGCGGACCGGCGAACGCGACAGCGAAGCGCTGTAG
- a CDS encoding ammonium transporter, whose protein sequence is MDSGNTAWVLTSAALVMLMTPGLAFFYGGMVRSKSVLNMIMMSLGSMGVVGILWVLFGYSMAFGDDVGLGLLGNPLEYFGLNGLWSPDSLSGDIPTLAFVGFQAMFAIITVALISGAVADRIRFGPWLLFAGLWALVVYFPVAHWVFAFSDEESGVVGGWIANTLGAIDFAGGTAVHINAGAAALALALVLGRRRGWPQEPMRPHNLPMVVLGAALLWFGWFGFNAGSALAADGAAALVLVNTLVATGAAMLAWLLVERIRDKHATTLGAASGIVAGLVAITPAGSSVSPLGAIAVGLISGALCALAVGLKYRFRYDDSLDVVGVHLVGGLVGTLLIGFFGDSSTPAGVDGLFFGGGFGLLGIQAVGAFAVLAYSFVLSLLLALLVKAVIGLRVPPEAEDAGVDESEHAEGGYEFAGFAVSRVAGHQTGSTGAATTSAPGPTAPTTSSDSASPAYEGSKQ, encoded by the coding sequence ATGGATAGCGGAAATACCGCGTGGGTGCTCACCAGCGCGGCCTTGGTGATGCTCATGACGCCAGGGCTGGCTTTCTTCTACGGTGGCATGGTTCGCTCGAAGAGCGTGCTGAATATGATCATGATGAGTCTCGGGAGCATGGGTGTCGTCGGCATCCTGTGGGTGCTCTTCGGCTATTCCATGGCATTCGGCGACGATGTGGGTCTTGGTCTTCTCGGGAACCCGCTCGAATACTTCGGCCTCAACGGCCTGTGGAGCCCGGATTCGCTCTCCGGTGACATTCCCACCCTGGCGTTCGTCGGCTTCCAGGCGATGTTCGCCATCATCACGGTGGCGTTGATCTCTGGTGCGGTCGCCGATCGCATCAGATTCGGCCCGTGGCTGCTGTTCGCCGGGCTCTGGGCACTGGTCGTCTACTTCCCGGTGGCGCACTGGGTCTTCGCGTTCAGCGATGAGGAGTCCGGGGTGGTAGGCGGCTGGATCGCCAACACCCTCGGCGCGATCGACTTCGCGGGCGGCACGGCCGTCCATATCAACGCCGGTGCGGCGGCACTCGCGCTGGCGCTGGTGCTCGGCAGGCGGCGCGGCTGGCCGCAGGAGCCGATGAGACCGCACAACCTGCCGATGGTGGTCCTCGGCGCGGCACTGCTGTGGTTCGGCTGGTTCGGCTTCAACGCGGGCTCGGCGCTCGCGGCAGACGGCGCGGCCGCGCTGGTCCTGGTCAACACGCTGGTCGCGACCGGCGCGGCGATGCTCGCCTGGCTGTTGGTCGAGCGAATCCGAGACAAGCACGCCACTACTCTGGGCGCCGCCTCCGGCATCGTCGCGGGTCTGGTGGCCATCACCCCCGCAGGCTCGTCGGTCTCCCCGTTGGGAGCCATCGCCGTCGGGCTCATCTCGGGTGCGCTCTGCGCCCTGGCGGTCGGCCTGAAGTACCGCTTCCGCTACGACGACTCGCTCGACGTCGTCGGCGTGCACCTGGTCGGCGGCCTGGTGGGAACCCTGCTGATCGGCTTCTTCGGCGACAGCAGCACCCCGGCCGGGGTCGACGGCCTGTTCTTCGGCGGCGGCTTCGGGCTGCTCGGCATCCAGGCTGTCGGTGCCTTCGCGGTGCTGGCGTACTCCTTCGTGCTGAGCCTGCTGCTCGCACTGCTCGTCAAGGCGGTCATCGGACTCCGAGTCCCGCCGGAGGCGGAGGACGCGGGCGTCGACGAGTCGGAACACGCAGAAGGCGGCTACGAGTTCGCCGGTTTCGCCGTCAGCCGCGTCGCCGGGCACCAGACTGGGTCGACCGGCGCGGCGACGACCTCCGCGCCCGGCCCGACGGCGCCGACGACGAGTTCGGACTCGGCGTCGCCTGCCTATGAGGGGAGTAAGCAGTGA
- a CDS encoding D-Ala-D-Ala carboxypeptidase family metallohydrolase yields MLRLLGRMSVLLAALVMTMGTVSVVSAPEAHAYNWTRTLRQGDSGADVRELQIRVAGWAAASASRTALTVDGDFGPATQGAVRRFQGAYGLGIDGVVGPATQAQLNWLEASDGSTRHFNFSEFHSRDGAAFNNGRVGASTVRENVRRLMYKLEAVRKKSGDRAITINSGFRSVSHNAAVGGASNSQHMYGIAADIVISGRSVSQTIGYGQTSGFSGIIRYSTFTHVDSRAEYSYGSSAWYWAI; encoded by the coding sequence ATGCTGAGACTGCTCGGACGCATGAGCGTCCTGCTCGCCGCACTGGTGATGACCATGGGCACCGTGAGCGTCGTGAGTGCGCCTGAGGCGCATGCCTACAACTGGACGAGGACTCTTCGGCAGGGTGACAGCGGTGCCGATGTCCGCGAACTGCAGATTCGGGTCGCGGGCTGGGCCGCCGCCAGCGCATCGCGCACCGCGTTGACCGTCGACGGCGACTTCGGACCCGCCACGCAGGGCGCGGTGCGTCGCTTCCAGGGTGCGTACGGGCTGGGCATCGACGGCGTGGTGGGGCCTGCGACCCAGGCTCAGCTCAACTGGCTGGAGGCCTCGGACGGGTCGACTCGGCACTTCAACTTCTCGGAGTTCCACTCCAGGGACGGCGCCGCGTTCAACAACGGTCGGGTCGGCGCCTCCACGGTCCGGGAGAACGTCCGCAGGCTGATGTACAAGCTGGAGGCCGTCCGTAAGAAGTCGGGGGACCGGGCGATCACGATCAACTCCGGCTTCCGCAGCGTCTCGCACAACGCCGCCGTCGGCGGCGCATCCAACAGTCAGCACATGTACGGCATCGCGGCCGACATCGTCATCAGCGGTCGTTCGGTGAGTCAGACCATCGGCTACGGCCAGACCTCGGGCTTCTCCGGGATCATTCGCTACAGCACCTTCACCCATGTCGACAGCCGTGCGGAGTACTCCTACGGCTCCAGCGCCTGGTACTGGGCCATCTAG
- the ftsY gene encoding signal recognition particle-docking protein FtsY: MPTTWIWVLVIALVVLAAALITGVVLVRRRRIRLTEAESASQAGEVRSGPRGGGYQAGGGISLSSRTAADRTEVDGQPGVGDDAAVPRDSRRRGIVDVTLPPADGPALDTGTDSDTTTAPETRPAEPAGPTTETVSPADSAAAPAPRVEPPTTPVPAQPAEPPTAPVPAQPAEPPTTPVPAQPQPAPTQVEEIAPTEGRLERLRGRLSRSRSAFGQGLLGLLGAGDLDEDSWTEVEDTLLLADLGALTTTEVVGKLRERIASRGVRTAAQVRALLTEVLVESLGPEMERSVRALPHSGRPAVLLVVGVNGTGKTTTTGKLARVLVADGRQVVLGAADTFRAAAADQLATWGARVGAEVVRGREGADPASVAFDAVRQGTSAGVDAVLVDTAGRLHTKSGLMDELGKVKRVVEKQSEVDEVLLVLDATTGQNGLTQARVFSEVVNVTGIVLTKLDGTAKGGIVFQVQRELGVPVKLVGLGEGPDDLAPFEPAAFVDALLN; the protein is encoded by the coding sequence GTGCCGACCACGTGGATCTGGGTTCTCGTCATCGCTCTCGTCGTGCTTGCCGCAGCGCTGATCACGGGTGTGGTGCTGGTCCGACGCCGACGCATCCGACTGACCGAGGCCGAGTCGGCGTCGCAGGCGGGCGAGGTGCGTTCCGGGCCGCGTGGCGGCGGTTACCAGGCAGGCGGCGGGATCAGTCTGTCCTCGCGAACTGCTGCCGACCGCACCGAGGTGGACGGCCAGCCCGGTGTCGGCGACGACGCGGCGGTGCCGAGGGACTCGCGGCGACGCGGCATCGTCGACGTGACCCTGCCCCCGGCGGACGGACCCGCTCTCGACACCGGGACCGACTCGGACACCACGACCGCGCCAGAGACCCGACCTGCCGAGCCTGCGGGGCCTACGACCGAGACGGTATCCCCGGCCGACTCCGCTGCCGCACCCGCCCCGAGGGTCGAACCGCCCACGACCCCGGTGCCCGCCCAGCCTGCCGAGCCCCCGACGGCCCCGGTCCCCGCGCAGCCCGCCGAGCCGCCGACGACGCCCGTTCCCGCGCAGCCGCAGCCCGCACCGACGCAGGTCGAGGAGATCGCGCCGACCGAAGGGCGTCTCGAACGGCTTCGGGGCAGGTTGTCGCGTAGCCGTTCTGCCTTCGGCCAGGGCCTGCTCGGACTGCTCGGCGCCGGCGATCTCGACGAGGACTCCTGGACCGAGGTGGAGGACACCCTGCTGCTCGCCGACCTCGGCGCGCTGACGACCACCGAGGTGGTCGGCAAGCTGCGGGAGCGCATCGCCTCCCGTGGGGTGCGCACGGCGGCGCAGGTCAGGGCGTTGCTGACCGAGGTGCTGGTGGAGTCGCTCGGTCCGGAGATGGAGCGTTCCGTGCGGGCGCTGCCGCACAGCGGCAGGCCCGCTGTCCTGCTCGTGGTGGGCGTCAACGGCACCGGCAAGACCACCACCACCGGCAAGCTGGCCAGGGTGCTGGTCGCGGACGGCAGGCAGGTGGTGCTCGGCGCGGCCGACACCTTCCGAGCCGCGGCTGCCGATCAGCTCGCCACCTGGGGCGCCAGGGTCGGTGCCGAGGTGGTGCGGGGGCGCGAGGGCGCCGACCCGGCCAGCGTGGCCTTCGACGCGGTCCGACAGGGCACCTCGGCCGGGGTCGACGCCGTCCTGGTGGACACCGCGGGCAGACTGCACACCAAGTCGGGCCTGATGGACGAACTGGGCAAGGTCAAGCGGGTCGTCGAGAAGCAGTCCGAGGTCGACGAGGTGCTGCTCGTCCTCGATGCGACGACCGGGCAGAACGGGCTGACCCAGGCCAGGGTCTTCTCCGAGGTCGTCAACGTGACCGGCATCGTCCTGACCAAGCTCGACGGCACGGCCAAGGGCGGGATCGTCTTCCAGGTGCAGCGCGAACTGGGCGTCCCGGTCAAGCTCGTCGGTCTCGGCGAGGGACCGGACGACCTGGCTCCGTTCGAGCCCGCCGCCTTCGTCGACGCCCTGCTCAACTAG
- a CDS encoding anhydro-N-acetylmuramic acid kinase: protein MDRCRVVGLSSGTSMDAVDVAVADLAVADETVSLQPLGGLGVPYPVDLRRDLMTVVQEGDCSARLLCELDTRIGQTFAEAALRAIDEYGGGRADLVASLGQTVYHWIEPGAAGSAGSCLGTLQLGSPAWIAEAVGLPVVDDLRTRDVAAGGHGAPLAGLFDRYWIAGLVRAEPEDHTPIGVLNLGGIANLTVADGAATIAYDVGPANALLDAACTELDPAGPGFDVGGRLAARGRPDSDLLGELLADPFYSAAPPKSTGKEHFNGAYLRGLLAGRPAIAPPDLLATLVELTAATIGAAVRGHGLSRVVVSGGGARNPTLLRALRARLTPAQLTPSDLLGVPGDDKEAYLTTLLGFLTWHGLPGNLPSATGAAGPRVLGSITPGAGPLRQPPPSAAAVRALRIDHVRDRPDLGPAAAAH, encoded by the coding sequence ATGGATCGTTGTCGGGTCGTCGGTCTCAGCTCGGGCACGTCGATGGACGCCGTCGACGTGGCCGTCGCCGATCTCGCCGTGGCGGACGAGACGGTGTCGTTGCAACCGTTGGGGGGTCTCGGCGTGCCCTATCCGGTCGATCTGCGCCGCGACCTCATGACCGTCGTCCAGGAGGGCGACTGCTCCGCCCGGCTGCTCTGCGAGCTCGACACCCGGATCGGACAGACCTTCGCCGAGGCGGCACTCCGGGCGATCGACGAGTACGGCGGCGGGCGAGCCGATCTCGTCGCCTCACTCGGGCAGACCGTCTACCACTGGATCGAGCCCGGTGCAGCGGGCTCGGCGGGCAGCTGTCTGGGGACGCTCCAACTCGGGTCCCCGGCGTGGATCGCCGAGGCCGTCGGGCTGCCGGTCGTCGACGACCTTCGGACCAGAGACGTCGCAGCAGGCGGCCACGGCGCCCCGCTGGCAGGCCTGTTCGACCGGTACTGGATCGCGGGTCTCGTCCGTGCCGAACCCGAGGACCACACGCCGATCGGCGTGTTGAACCTCGGCGGCATCGCGAATCTCACCGTGGCCGACGGCGCGGCGACCATCGCCTACGACGTCGGTCCGGCCAACGCCCTGCTCGACGCCGCCTGCACCGAACTCGACCCGGCAGGGCCGGGCTTCGACGTGGGCGGCAGGCTCGCCGCGCGGGGGAGGCCCGACTCCGACCTGCTCGGCGAGCTGCTCGCCGACCCCTTCTACAGCGCCGCTCCGCCCAAGTCGACGGGCAAGGAGCACTTCAACGGCGCCTACCTGCGCGGCCTGCTGGCCGGTCGCCCCGCCATCGCCCCGCCGGACCTGTTGGCCACTCTCGTGGAGCTGACCGCCGCGACGATCGGCGCCGCCGTCCGAGGACACGGGCTGTCCAGGGTCGTCGTCTCCGGGGGCGGTGCTCGGAATCCGACTCTGCTTCGAGCGCTGCGTGCTCGGCTCACACCCGCCCAGTTGACTCCCAGCGACCTGCTGGGGGTGCCGGGCGATGACAAGGAGGCCTACCTCACCACGCTGCTCGGCTTCCTGACCTGGCACGGGCTCCCCGGCAACCTGCCGTCGGCCACCGGAGCAGCCGGGCCGAGGGTGCTCGGCTCGATCACTCCCGGCGCCGGTCCGCTACGCCAGCCCCCTCCCAGCGCCGCTGCCGTCCGTGCCCTGCGCATCGACCACGTTCGCGACAGACCCGACCTCGGCCCGGCCGCCGCCGCGCACTGA
- a CDS encoding sodium:solute symporter, whose product MHTLDLVVIVGYLILIPVIGVLIAGRQRSAADYFVGGRNLPWWAVCFSVVATETSTLTVISVPTVAYLGSFTYLQLAIGYLIGRVVVAFVLLPRYYAGNLVSAYAFLGKRFGRGLQGTASVTFMVTRLLADGVRLFATAIPVKLLLDALGLNVAYWQIILGLALFTVVYTYLGGIKAVIWVDVIQMVIYAGGGVAAVGLLANQLPDGWFGDAMEAGKFQLLDFGSNILTNQYSFIAAVIGGAIFAMASHGADQLMVQRLLACRDVKDSQKALIASGFIVFLQFTLFLLIGAMLWSFYGGADPAALGLGANDELFPSFIIQEFPPGLAGLMIAGILAAAMSTLSSSLNSLSTSTVSDIYQRFSRRPLSDATVLRHGKVWTIVWALVFVGFASMFTTTSNPVVELGLSIASYTYGALLGAFALGLLVRRARQTDAVVAFVTTIVVVLFVVTFVRLPGDDGEPLPLAFPWFAPLGVAITLLVGWLMSLRGPRRGVVQQEFIPQTTGSGGSAERTTATHETLDGSEPDATKPEQKGEADPVG is encoded by the coding sequence ATGCACACACTGGATCTCGTCGTCATCGTGGGCTATCTGATCCTCATACCGGTGATCGGCGTGTTGATCGCGGGCAGACAACGGTCCGCGGCGGACTACTTCGTCGGCGGACGGAACCTGCCCTGGTGGGCGGTCTGCTTCTCGGTGGTGGCCACCGAGACCTCCACCCTGACCGTGATCAGCGTGCCGACCGTCGCGTATCTGGGGTCCTTCACCTATCTTCAGCTCGCGATCGGCTACCTCATCGGCCGGGTGGTGGTGGCCTTCGTCCTGCTGCCCCGGTACTACGCGGGGAACCTGGTCAGCGCCTATGCCTTCCTCGGGAAACGCTTCGGACGAGGACTGCAGGGCACCGCGTCGGTGACGTTCATGGTGACCAGGCTGCTCGCCGACGGCGTGCGGCTGTTCGCCACCGCCATCCCGGTGAAGCTGCTGCTGGACGCCCTCGGCCTGAACGTCGCCTACTGGCAGATCATCCTGGGCCTGGCGCTGTTCACCGTCGTCTACACCTACCTCGGCGGCATCAAGGCGGTCATCTGGGTGGACGTGATCCAGATGGTCATCTACGCCGGCGGCGGTGTCGCGGCGGTCGGACTGCTCGCGAACCAACTGCCGGACGGCTGGTTCGGCGACGCCATGGAGGCGGGCAAGTTCCAACTGCTCGACTTCGGCTCGAACATCCTGACCAACCAGTACTCGTTCATCGCGGCCGTCATCGGCGGCGCGATCTTCGCCATGGCCTCCCACGGCGCCGACCAGCTCATGGTGCAGCGGCTGCTGGCCTGTCGCGACGTGAAGGACAGTCAGAAGGCGTTGATCGCCAGCGGTTTCATCGTCTTCCTGCAGTTCACCCTGTTCCTGCTGATCGGCGCGATGCTGTGGAGCTTCTACGGCGGAGCCGACCCGGCGGCGCTGGGCCTGGGCGCCAACGACGAGCTGTTCCCCTCCTTCATCATCCAGGAGTTCCCGCCGGGGCTGGCCGGGCTGATGATCGCGGGCATCCTGGCCGCGGCGATGAGCACGCTGTCGTCCTCGCTGAACTCGCTGTCCACCTCGACGGTGAGCGACATCTACCAGCGGTTCAGTCGGCGCCCGCTCTCCGACGCGACGGTGCTGCGGCACGGCAAGGTCTGGACGATCGTCTGGGCGCTGGTCTTCGTCGGCTTCGCCTCGATGTTCACCACGACCTCGAATCCCGTGGTGGAGCTGGGACTGAGCATCGCCAGCTACACCTACGGCGCGCTGCTCGGCGCATTCGCGCTGGGTCTGCTGGTGCGGCGGGCACGGCAGACCGACGCCGTCGTCGCCTTCGTCACGACGATCGTCGTAGTCCTGTTCGTCGTGACCTTCGTGCGGCTGCCCGGCGACGACGGCGAGCCGCTGCCGCTGGCCTTCCCGTGGTTCGCGCCGCTGGGCGTGGCGATCACGCTGCTGGTGGGCTGGTTGATGTCGCTGCGCGGCCCGCGACGCGGAGTCGTTCAGCAGGAGTTCATTCCGCAGACGACCGGTTCCGGCGGGAGTGCAGAGCGGACGACCGCGACGCACGAGACCTTGGACGGATCGGAGCCGGACGCGACGAAGCCGGAGCAGAAGGGCGAGGCCGACCCGGTCGGCTGA
- a CDS encoding GNAT family N-acetyltransferase: MNSQESAAEPDLVVRDAPERRRYEARLGSELAGFIDYDVDGTVLALLHAEVAEEFGGRGIGGRMVRQTLDDVRGRGLRIRPACSFVANWVARHPDYADLVDRQDRA, from the coding sequence ATGAACAGCCAGGAGAGCGCAGCCGAGCCGGACCTCGTGGTGCGAGACGCACCGGAACGCAGGCGATACGAGGCCCGGCTCGGCTCGGAACTCGCGGGCTTCATCGACTACGACGTCGACGGGACGGTGCTGGCGCTGCTGCACGCCGAGGTGGCCGAGGAGTTCGGCGGTCGGGGCATCGGAGGCCGGATGGTCCGCCAGACGCTGGACGACGTGCGAGGCCGGGGCCTGCGCATCCGGCCTGCCTGCTCGTTCGTCGCGAACTGGGTCGCGCGTCATCCGGACTACGCCGATCTGGTCGATCGGCAGGATCGCGCGTAG
- a CDS encoding helix-turn-helix domain-containing protein, translating to MAAPPRGNPTARRRQLARELRRLREQAQLTLEAASPLLNFSPAKLSKLERAQHAAHPNDVTVMLQAYKVSGERADSLIALAKEGRQKGWWEIYGDAVIDWFEAYIGLESDATSIHAFEIDLIPGLLQIQDYARSVIEVWEQPTGDDDVVNRRARLRTARQTRLTEEEPLEFHAVIGQAALHQLIGGPKVMLAQLESLISTARLANVTVQVLPFSAGAHSSLGTAYSILRFPEGEDDVVYLETLCRGLYVEARDEVARYNTSFAELRSTALSPTDSVELMTKLAADLARDS from the coding sequence GTGGCAGCACCACCACGCGGCAATCCGACGGCACGACGGCGTCAGCTCGCGCGCGAGCTGCGACGGCTGCGCGAGCAGGCTCAGCTCACGCTGGAGGCGGCGTCCCCGCTGCTCAACTTCTCGCCTGCGAAGCTGTCCAAACTGGAGCGGGCGCAACATGCTGCGCACCCCAACGACGTCACGGTGATGCTCCAGGCATACAAGGTCAGCGGCGAACGAGCCGACTCGCTCATCGCGTTGGCCAAGGAGGGCAGGCAGAAGGGTTGGTGGGAGATCTACGGCGATGCCGTGATCGACTGGTTCGAGGCCTACATCGGGCTGGAGTCCGACGCCACCTCCATTCACGCCTTCGAGATCGACCTCATCCCCGGCCTGCTGCAGATCCAGGACTACGCCCGCTCGGTGATCGAGGTCTGGGAGCAGCCCACCGGAGACGACGACGTCGTCAATCGTCGCGCCAGGCTGCGCACCGCACGGCAGACCCGGCTCACCGAGGAGGAGCCGCTGGAGTTCCACGCCGTGATCGGGCAGGCGGCGCTCCATCAGCTCATCGGCGGACCCAAGGTGATGCTTGCGCAGCTGGAGAGCCTCATCTCCACCGCCCGGCTCGCCAACGTCACCGTCCAGGTGCTGCCCTTCTCGGCGGGCGCGCACAGTTCGCTGGGCACCGCGTACTCGATCCTGCGCTTTCCCGAGGGGGAGGATGACGTCGTCTACCTGGAGACGCTCTGCCGAGGTCTCTATGTGGAGGCCCGCGACGAGGTCGCCCGTTACAACACCAGCTTCGCCGAACTGCGCAGCACCGCACTCAGTCCGACGGATTCCGTCGAGCTGATGACGAAGCTCGCCGCCGACCTCGCCCGCGACTCCTGA
- a CDS encoding DUF397 domain-containing protein codes for MGQLFTAGTWRKSNRSNGAGNCVEVTTIRETIGVRDSKNPDGPVLCFPVAEWSAFLDRVEEILPQPSVAIRPGAGAARRPAADEQAPRSAR; via the coding sequence ATGGGGCAGCTCTTTACCGCAGGGACATGGCGGAAGAGCAACCGCAGCAACGGTGCGGGAAACTGCGTCGAAGTCACCACGATCCGCGAGACGATCGGTGTTCGTGACTCGAAGAATCCGGACGGCCCGGTTCTCTGCTTCCCGGTCGCCGAGTGGTCGGCATTCCTGGATCGCGTGGAGGAGATACTCCCGCAGCCGTCGGTGGCGATCAGGCCGGGCGCAGGCGCCGCGCGGCGGCCCGCTGCCGACGAGCAGGCTCCGAGGTCCGCTCGCTGA